The proteins below are encoded in one region of Segatella copri:
- a CDS encoding helix-turn-helix transcriptional regulator yields MSNTLSSYVKEMRKQFGLTQVDLAAKSGVGLRFVRELEQGKETLRLDKVNQVLLLFGQEIGPVPIRKE; encoded by the coding sequence ATGAGCAATACATTATCATCATACGTCAAGGAAATGCGCAAGCAATTCGGATTGACGCAAGTAGATCTGGCAGCGAAATCGGGCGTAGGCCTAAGATTCGTAAGAGAACTGGAACAGGGAAAGGAAACGCTGCGACTCGACAAGGTAAACCAAGTCCTCCTCTTGTTCGGTCAGGAAATCGGTCCCGTTCCCATCAGAAAAGAATAA
- a CDS encoding type II toxin-antitoxin system HicB family antitoxin produces MGLLKYKGYTGSVDYSEEDNCLYGKVLGMSKDMITYEGQDVNELRKDFEGAIDDYLALCKANGKAPRVPYSGNLNIRITPEIHSRIAMMAMQAGTTINGFIRDTLANVTGVTPATNA; encoded by the coding sequence ATGGGATTATTAAAATACAAAGGTTATACGGGTAGCGTAGATTATAGCGAGGAGGACAATTGCCTATATGGTAAGGTTCTCGGAATGAGCAAGGATATGATTACCTACGAAGGTCAAGACGTTAATGAATTACGCAAGGATTTTGAAGGCGCAATAGATGACTATCTTGCCTTATGTAAAGCCAATGGTAAGGCACCTCGTGTACCTTATAGTGGCAACTTAAATATCCGCATCACTCCTGAAATCCATAGTCGTATTGCGATGATGGCAATGCAAGCAGGAACAACCATCAATGGTTTTATCCGTGACACGCTAGCTAATGTGACAGGAGTTACTCCAGCCACAAACGCATAA
- a CDS encoding type II toxin-antitoxin system HicA family toxin: MNKKDKLLKRFYSLPKDFTFDEIVSVFSCYGFHQENKGSTSGSRVIFVNDIDGNSYIMHKPHPSNIIKGYVMKQVFTFLKANGYINK; the protein is encoded by the coding sequence ATGAACAAGAAAGATAAACTTTTGAAACGCTTCTATAGCCTGCCGAAAGATTTCACTTTCGACGAAATAGTTAGTGTATTTTCCTGCTATGGGTTCCATCAGGAAAACAAAGGATCAACTTCTGGTTCAAGAGTCATATTTGTCAATGACATAGATGGTAATAGCTACATCATGCACAAGCCTCATCCTTCAAATATTATCAAAGGATATGTTATGAAACAAGTATTCACATTTCTAAAAGCTAATGGATATATTAACAAATAG
- the yidC gene encoding membrane protein insertase YidC, giving the protein MNKNNIIGFLLIAVVLIGFSWYNQPSAKEQRTAFVQDSIAKAKHAEMEKASKAAAAKRQTNAKAKVEADSTALFYSALKGQAKKIVLKNEKVELTLNTKGATVEKAVIKGYVGHNLQVKDGSADAKDVTLFDGNDQSLKFMLEAKEANIITSDLYFTPSNVTDKSVTLTAVAGEGKTLTMTYTLGNDYMLHMSLQANGMAGLFSPNYNKMDVDWSDKARQQERGFMFENRYTTLTYHNAEGGTDHLNEGSEKIDEKIEEAIDWVSFKNQFFSAIIVAKDNFEKDAFMTSIPQEKGSGYLKQFQAKMKTAFDPTGKKASEFEFYFGPNDFQILKNTEKESTFGKDLEFQKLVYLGWPIIRWINRFFTLYVFDWLSNVFPMGIVLILITLLLKLITYPMVKKSYMSSAKMRVLKPKLEAATAQYNKPEDQMQKQQAMMAEYAKYGVSPLSGCLPMLIQMPVWVAMFNFVPNAIQLRGEKFLWMNDLSTFDPIIEWNTNIWLIGDHLSLTCILFCVANLLYSWMTMRQQRDQMVGQQAEQMKMMQWMMYLMPLMFFFMFNDYSAGLNFYYFISLFFSAAIMWTLRKTTDDEKLLAILEKRYQENKNNPKKASGLMARMQALQEMQRKQQEEMMRKQAELNEKKNNLGK; this is encoded by the coding sequence ATGAACAAGAACAACATTATCGGTTTCCTCCTGATTGCCGTAGTGCTGATTGGCTTTAGCTGGTATAACCAGCCATCTGCCAAAGAACAGAGAACGGCATTCGTTCAGGACTCCATCGCCAAGGCTAAACATGCCGAGATGGAAAAGGCCAGCAAGGCTGCCGCTGCTAAGCGCCAGACTAATGCCAAAGCAAAGGTTGAGGCAGACTCAACCGCCCTCTTCTATTCGGCACTCAAAGGCCAGGCTAAGAAGATTGTATTGAAAAACGAGAAGGTAGAATTAACACTCAACACCAAGGGTGCTACTGTAGAGAAGGCTGTCATCAAGGGCTATGTGGGACACAACCTGCAGGTGAAAGACGGTTCGGCTGATGCCAAGGACGTAACCCTCTTCGACGGTAACGACCAGAGCCTCAAGTTCATGCTCGAGGCTAAAGAAGCCAACATCATCACCAGCGATCTCTACTTCACTCCATCCAACGTGACCGACAAGTCTGTCACCCTGACCGCTGTGGCTGGTGAAGGCAAGACGCTCACCATGACTTATACATTGGGCAATGACTACATGCTGCACATGAGCCTGCAGGCAAATGGCATGGCGGGTCTGTTCTCACCTAATTATAATAAGATGGATGTTGACTGGAGCGACAAGGCACGCCAGCAGGAACGTGGTTTCATGTTCGAAAACCGTTACACTACCCTCACCTACCATAATGCAGAAGGCGGTACCGACCACCTCAACGAAGGTAGCGAAAAGATTGACGAGAAGATAGAAGAAGCCATCGACTGGGTATCTTTCAAGAACCAGTTCTTCTCTGCCATCATCGTAGCAAAGGATAACTTCGAGAAGGATGCTTTCATGACCTCTATCCCTCAGGAGAAGGGTTCGGGCTATCTGAAGCAGTTCCAGGCTAAGATGAAGACAGCTTTCGACCCAACCGGTAAGAAGGCATCTGAGTTTGAGTTCTACTTCGGTCCTAACGACTTCCAGATTCTGAAGAATACCGAGAAGGAAAGTACCTTCGGCAAGGACTTGGAATTCCAGAAGCTCGTATACCTGGGATGGCCTATCATCCGCTGGATCAACCGTTTCTTCACACTATACGTATTCGACTGGTTGAGCAACGTGTTCCCAATGGGTATCGTATTGATTCTCATCACCTTGCTCCTCAAGCTCATCACCTACCCTATGGTGAAGAAGAGCTACATGAGTTCAGCCAAGATGCGCGTGCTGAAACCAAAACTCGAAGCTGCTACAGCTCAGTATAACAAGCCTGAGGACCAGATGCAGAAGCAGCAGGCGATGATGGCAGAATATGCCAAGTATGGTGTAAGCCCATTATCCGGTTGCTTGCCTATGCTGATTCAGATGCCGGTTTGGGTTGCGATGTTCAACTTCGTGCCTAATGCCATCCAGCTTCGTGGTGAGAAGTTCTTGTGGATGAACGACTTGAGTACCTTCGACCCAATCATAGAATGGAACACCAACATCTGGCTGATTGGCGACCACTTGAGTTTGACCTGTATCCTGTTCTGTGTAGCCAACCTGTTGTACTCTTGGATGACCATGCGTCAGCAGCGCGACCAGATGGTAGGTCAGCAGGCAGAGCAGATGAAGATGATGCAGTGGATGATGTATCTCATGCCATTGATGTTCTTCTTCATGTTCAATGACTACTCAGCCGGTCTGAACTTCTACTACTTCATCTCATTGTTCTTCAGTGCCGCAATCATGTGGACCCTGCGCAAGACAACCGACGACGAGAAACTCCTCGCCATCCTTGAGAAGCGCTATCAGGAAAACAAGAACAACCCTAAGAAGGCAAGCGGCCTGATGGCAAGAATGCAGGCTCTCCAGGAGATGCAGCGCAAGCAGCAGGAAGAGATGATGCGCAAACAGGCAGAACTGAACGAGAAAAAGAACAATCTCGGAAAATAA
- a CDS encoding CTP synthase, whose protein sequence is MAETKYIFVTGGVVSSLGKGIISSSIGKLLQARGYNITIQKFDPYINIDPGTLNPYEHGECYVTVDGMETDLDLGHYERFTGIQTTKANSLTTGRIYKAVIDKERRGDYLGKTIQVVPHITDEIKRNVKLLGKKYHYDFVITEIGGTIGDIESAPYMEAIRQLKWELGKNAINVHLTYVPYLKAAGELKTKPTQHSVKELQSVGIQPDILILRTEKHLEEGIMKKVASFCNVDLDCVIQSEDLPSIYEVPVNMQNQGLDTAILRKMGEPIGETPALGPWKTFLDRRNKATEVVNIGLVGKYDLQDAYKSIRESLSHAGTYNDHKVKITFINSEYLTEENVAEQLKGQDGIVICPGFGQRGIEGKIIAAHYTRTHDIPTFGICLGMQMMVIEFARNVLGYNDANSREMDEKTPHNVIDIMEEQKNISNMGGTMRLGAYECVLKQGSRVFNIYKKEHIQERHRHRYEFNNEFQQEFEKNGMMCVGRNPESDLVEIVEIPGLKWYVGTQYHPEYQSTVLKPHPLFMDFVKTAIENKK, encoded by the coding sequence GTGGCTGAAACAAAGTACATCTTCGTAACTGGTGGTGTGGTTTCTTCTTTGGGTAAAGGAATCATATCTTCATCCATCGGTAAACTTCTTCAAGCAAGAGGTTACAACATTACTATCCAAAAGTTTGACCCATACATCAACATCGACCCGGGTACGCTGAACCCGTATGAGCATGGTGAGTGCTACGTAACGGTAGATGGTATGGAGACCGACCTCGACCTCGGACACTACGAGCGATTCACCGGCATTCAAACTACAAAAGCGAATTCTCTCACCACTGGTCGTATCTACAAGGCAGTCATCGACAAGGAGCGTCGTGGCGATTATCTCGGCAAAACCATCCAGGTGGTGCCTCACATCACCGACGAGATCAAGCGCAACGTGAAGCTGCTCGGCAAGAAGTATCACTATGACTTCGTGATTACCGAGATTGGCGGAACCATCGGCGACATAGAGAGCGCCCCTTACATGGAGGCTATCCGACAGCTGAAATGGGAGCTGGGCAAGAACGCCATCAACGTTCACCTCACCTATGTGCCTTATCTGAAGGCAGCAGGCGAGTTGAAGACAAAGCCTACCCAGCACTCCGTGAAGGAACTGCAGAGCGTAGGTATTCAGCCAGATATTCTGATTCTCCGCACCGAGAAGCATCTCGAAGAGGGAATCATGAAGAAGGTAGCAAGTTTCTGTAACGTAGACTTGGACTGTGTGATTCAGAGCGAAGATCTTCCTAGCATCTACGAGGTGCCTGTAAACATGCAGAACCAGGGCCTCGACACCGCCATCCTCCGCAAGATGGGCGAGCCTATCGGCGAAACACCTGCGCTGGGTCCTTGGAAGACATTCCTCGACCGCAGAAACAAGGCTACAGAGGTGGTAAACATCGGTCTCGTAGGCAAGTATGACCTGCAGGATGCATACAAGAGTATCCGCGAGAGTCTCTCACATGCCGGCACCTACAACGACCATAAGGTGAAGATTACCTTCATCAACTCAGAATATCTCACAGAAGAGAACGTGGCAGAACAGCTGAAGGGACAGGACGGCATCGTCATCTGCCCAGGCTTCGGCCAGCGAGGCATCGAGGGCAAGATTATCGCTGCCCACTATACCCGCACCCACGACATCCCTACCTTCGGCATCTGCCTGGGTATGCAGATGATGGTCATCGAGTTTGCCCGCAACGTATTGGGCTACAATGATGCCAACTCACGCGAGATGGACGAGAAGACTCCACACAATGTCATCGACATCATGGAGGAGCAGAAGAACATATCAAACATGGGTGGAACCATGCGTCTCGGCGCTTACGAGTGTGTGCTGAAACAGGGTTCACGCGTGTTCAATATCTATAAGAAGGAGCATATTCAGGAACGCCATCGCCACCGCTATGAGTTCAACAACGAGTTCCAGCAGGAATTCGAGAAGAACGGCATGATGTGCGTAGGCAGAAACCCTGAGAGCGACCTGGTAGAAATCGTAGAAATCCCAGGCTTGAAGTGGTACGTAGGTACACAGTATCATCCTGAATACCAGAGTACGGTGCTGAAACCACATCCACTTTTCATGGATTTCGTAAAGACAGCAATAGAAAACAAAAAGTAA
- a CDS encoding DUF3078 domain-containing protein gives MKIKFGLLVLAFLSALTPVSAQRKLKKVAPGEASKNRLAEIYADSLLMCRQRIDSMKMDSGDSRYAQLFTPLTFYHGPAARMLRLKPQDGVKDSLGTMLDQTLMEVYLKRPDLVRNTESHLKEVGAPLAAQSKPKKNHPDIVEQVAPKAIEVDAAPMDIVITRPNFWTIGGDYYLQFLQNYVSDNWYKGGESNYSVLGRVTMFANYNNKQKIKWDNKVEMRLGYQTSKGDTVHTLKTSDDMIRYTGKLGLQASRKWYYTIQLIGQTQFTHGYKSNDKTVYSDFFSPFNLNLSVGMDYNVDWFNHRLKGSAHLAPLAFNWKYVGRASLATRYGLDEGKHGMTDYGSECTFDLSWQIADNIKWKTRLWGYTTYKRAEIEWENTITFQFNRYISTNIFLYPRFDDGVKRKDDDSYWQFKEFMSVGFSYSF, from the coding sequence ATGAAAATAAAATTTGGATTACTCGTTCTTGCGTTCCTTTCGGCTCTGACGCCTGTTTCTGCCCAGCGCAAATTGAAGAAGGTGGCGCCCGGAGAGGCATCGAAGAACAGGTTGGCTGAAATCTATGCTGACTCGCTCTTGATGTGCCGTCAGCGCATCGATTCCATGAAGATGGATTCCGGGGACAGCAGATATGCCCAGCTCTTTACGCCGCTCACCTTCTATCATGGGCCGGCAGCCCGCATGTTGCGACTCAAGCCTCAGGATGGGGTGAAGGATTCGCTCGGAACGATGCTCGACCAGACGCTGATGGAGGTATATCTCAAGCGTCCCGACCTGGTGCGCAATACTGAGTCTCATCTCAAGGAGGTGGGGGCACCGCTGGCTGCGCAGAGCAAACCGAAGAAGAATCATCCTGACATTGTAGAGCAGGTGGCTCCGAAGGCGATTGAGGTGGATGCGGCGCCGATGGATATCGTCATCACCCGTCCTAACTTCTGGACCATAGGTGGCGATTATTATCTGCAGTTCCTGCAAAACTATGTTTCTGACAACTGGTATAAGGGTGGTGAGAGCAATTATTCGGTGCTCGGAAGAGTGACGATGTTTGCCAACTACAATAACAAGCAGAAGATAAAATGGGATAATAAGGTGGAGATGCGCCTGGGTTATCAGACTTCGAAGGGTGATACGGTTCATACGCTGAAAACGAGCGACGATATGATACGATACACCGGAAAACTCGGTCTGCAGGCTTCCAGGAAGTGGTATTATACCATCCAGCTGATTGGGCAGACTCAGTTTACGCATGGTTACAAGAGTAATGACAAGACGGTTTATTCCGATTTCTTCTCGCCATTCAATCTGAACCTCTCTGTCGGTATGGATTATAATGTAGACTGGTTCAATCACCGCCTGAAGGGTAGTGCCCATCTGGCTCCTCTGGCTTTCAACTGGAAGTATGTGGGCAGAGCGTCGCTGGCTACGCGGTACGGACTGGATGAGGGGAAGCATGGCATGACCGATTACGGTTCTGAGTGTACCTTCGACCTGTCGTGGCAGATAGCGGATAATATCAAGTGGAAGACCCGTCTCTGGGGATACACCACTTACAAGCGTGCTGAAATAGAGTGGGAAAACACCATTACCTTCCAGTTTAACCGCTATATTTCTACCAACATCTTCCTATATCCGCGTTTCGACGATGGTGTGAAGCGCAAGGATGATGATAGCTATTGGCAGTTTAAGGAATTCATGTCAGTAGGATTCTCTTATTCATTCTAA
- a CDS encoding OprO/OprP family phosphate-selective porin: MKKTIIMALMAAASVSASAQQKQTIEIPSWLSNVKLSGYGMTQYQYSGQKDAESNSFNIRMARISLEGRIAGDFYWKTQIQFNGNTSTLGSSPRMVDLFAEWQKYEYFKVKIGQFKNPFTFENPMHPIDQGFMGYSQNVSKLAGFSDRAGEHASNGRDIGLQFQGDFLKNANGRNLLHYQIGVFNGQGTNTKDVDQQKNVIGGVWVMPVSGMRIGAFGWTGSYARKGTWNDDEQGNIIYEKDAAGNSVLDKDGKPVKETFSGTRSLNQNRYAFSFEYKKDGWTVRSEYIHSTGKAFAKSITNFNDANAKDCNLNAKIGNKAQGVYGLVIAPLAQLPKNSRIDVKARYDMYQPNGKSNMQRTQYEAGLNFHIGKRISIFTEYALINDKTLAKHNYSMADAEVCFRF, translated from the coding sequence ATGAAGAAAACCATCATCATGGCGCTCATGGCTGCAGCTTCGGTCTCAGCCAGCGCCCAACAGAAGCAGACCATCGAAATACCATCATGGTTGAGCAACGTGAAATTGTCGGGGTATGGAATGACCCAGTATCAGTACAGCGGACAGAAAGATGCTGAATCCAACTCATTCAACATCCGTATGGCGCGTATCTCTCTCGAAGGTCGCATAGCAGGCGACTTCTACTGGAAGACTCAGATTCAGTTCAACGGCAACACCTCTACCCTCGGTTCCAGTCCGAGAATGGTTGATCTGTTTGCTGAATGGCAGAAATATGAATACTTCAAGGTGAAGATCGGTCAGTTCAAGAACCCGTTCACCTTTGAGAATCCGATGCACCCTATCGACCAGGGCTTCATGGGATATTCACAGAACGTGAGCAAGCTGGCTGGTTTCAGCGACCGTGCCGGAGAACATGCATCCAACGGCCGTGACATCGGTCTTCAGTTCCAGGGCGATTTCCTCAAGAATGCCAACGGCAGAAACCTGCTGCACTATCAGATTGGTGTATTCAACGGACAGGGAACCAATACCAAGGACGTTGACCAGCAGAAGAATGTGATTGGCGGTGTATGGGTAATGCCAGTAAGCGGCATGCGCATCGGTGCCTTCGGATGGACCGGTTCTTATGCAAGAAAGGGAACTTGGAACGATGATGAACAGGGAAACATCATCTACGAAAAAGATGCTGCTGGAAATTCCGTTCTTGACAAGGATGGAAAACCTGTAAAAGAGACTTTCAGCGGTACCCGCAGCCTGAACCAGAACCGCTACGCCTTCTCTTTCGAATATAAGAAAGACGGCTGGACCGTACGTTCTGAGTATATCCACTCTACTGGCAAGGCTTTTGCCAAGAGCATCACCAACTTCAACGACGCCAACGCCAAGGACTGCAATCTGAATGCAAAAATCGGCAACAAGGCACAGGGTGTATATGGATTGGTTATCGCCCCATTGGCTCAGCTGCCAAAGAACAGCCGTATCGACGTGAAGGCGCGTTACGACATGTATCAGCCTAACGGCAAGAGCAACATGCAGAGAACCCAGTATGAGGCAGGTTTGAACTTCCACATCGGCAAGCGAATCTCTATCTTTACCGAGTATGCGCTCATCAACGACAAGACACTCGCGAAGCATAATTACTCCATGGCAGATGCCGAGGTTTGCTTCCGATTCTAA
- the rlmD gene encoding 23S rRNA (uracil(1939)-C(5))-methyltransferase RlmD, which translates to MARKRKPLPLLENITIEAVAAEGKCITRVDEQVIFVPFCVPGDVVDLQVVKKKHKYCEAKVVRFIKKSEVRQEPMCEHFGICGGCKWQNLPYEEQIKAKQKQVEDQLTRIGKIELPEFRPIMGSVKTQEYRNKIEFGCSNKRWFTAEELAQLPQKEDDTVTSLKERHAQNAIGFHITGAFDKIYPIKKCWLMDDLCNEIRNFVFEYADSHDYTFYDLREQHGLLRNMMIRNSNTGEWMLVFQFHYDEEGDEQRALELMQQVADKFPQITSLMYVDNQKGNDTINDLELSLFKGNDHIYELMEDLKFKVGPKSFYQTNTEQAYHLYCVAREFANLTGDELVYDLYTGTGTIANFVAHKAKKVIGIEYVPEAIEDAKVNSQVNNIENTLFYAGDMKDILTNDFIAQHGRPDVIITDPPRAGMHPDVINVILNAAPKRIVYVSCNPATQARDLQLMDAEYKVAAVQPVDMFPHTPHVENVVLLEKR; encoded by the coding sequence ATGGCAAGAAAACGTAAACCATTACCTCTGTTAGAGAACATCACCATCGAGGCAGTAGCAGCCGAGGGTAAGTGCATCACACGCGTAGATGAACAGGTCATCTTCGTACCTTTCTGTGTGCCAGGAGATGTTGTCGACTTGCAGGTAGTAAAGAAGAAACATAAGTATTGCGAAGCCAAGGTGGTTCGCTTCATCAAGAAGAGCGAGGTGCGACAGGAGCCTATGTGCGAGCACTTCGGCATCTGCGGCGGATGCAAATGGCAGAACCTGCCTTACGAAGAGCAGATCAAGGCTAAGCAGAAGCAGGTGGAAGACCAGCTCACCCGCATCGGAAAGATTGAACTACCTGAGTTCCGCCCTATCATGGGCAGCGTGAAGACTCAGGAGTACCGCAACAAGATTGAGTTCGGATGCAGCAACAAGCGATGGTTCACCGCCGAGGAACTGGCTCAGCTCCCTCAGAAAGAGGATGATACCGTAACATCGCTCAAGGAGCGCCACGCCCAGAACGCCATCGGTTTCCATATCACCGGAGCCTTCGACAAGATTTATCCTATCAAGAAGTGCTGGCTGATGGATGACCTCTGCAACGAAATCCGCAACTTCGTATTCGAATACGCTGATTCTCACGACTATACCTTCTACGACCTGCGTGAGCAGCACGGTTTGCTCCGCAACATGATGATCCGTAATTCGAACACCGGAGAGTGGATGCTCGTCTTCCAGTTCCACTACGATGAGGAGGGCGATGAGCAGAGAGCATTGGAGCTGATGCAGCAGGTGGCTGACAAGTTCCCTCAGATTACATCGCTCATGTATGTAGACAACCAGAAGGGAAACGATACCATCAACGACCTGGAACTCAGCCTCTTCAAGGGCAACGACCATATCTACGAACTGATGGAAGACCTGAAGTTCAAGGTGGGGCCTAAGAGTTTCTACCAGACCAATACCGAGCAGGCTTACCACCTCTACTGCGTGGCCCGCGAGTTTGCCAACCTTACCGGAGATGAGCTGGTTTACGACCTCTATACCGGCACCGGAACCATCGCCAACTTCGTGGCTCACAAGGCAAAAAAGGTAATCGGTATCGAGTACGTGCCAGAGGCCATAGAGGATGCCAAGGTGAATTCTCAGGTGAACAACATCGAGAACACCCTCTTCTATGCAGGCGACATGAAGGATATCCTGACCAATGATTTCATCGCACAGCACGGTCGACCTGACGTCATCATCACCGACCCACCACGTGCCGGAATGCACCCAGACGTAATAAACGTCATTCTGAATGCAGCACCAAAGCGCATCGTATACGTAAGCTGCAACCCGGCAACCCAGGCTCGCGACCTGCAGCTGATGGATGCGGAGTATAAGGTAGCTGCCGTACAGCCGGTGGATATGTTCCCTCATACCCCTCACGTAGAGAACGTGGTATTGCTCGAAAAGAGATAA